In a genomic window of Urocitellus parryii isolate mUroPar1 chromosome 2, mUroPar1.hap1, whole genome shotgun sequence:
- the Hrg gene encoding histidine-rich glycoprotein → MKVLTALLLLISLQCSCAVSPTDCNAVEPEAEKAVDLINKWRRNGYLFQLLRVADAHLDTVGSATVYYLVLDVKESDCWVLSRNQEDCIPAHFRRPSDIVIGQCKVIVTRYSKESQDLRMNDFNCTTSSVFSALSNNKDSPVILDFFEDTEQYRKQADKALDKYKSENSDFASFRVERVERVARGRGGERTKYYLDFSVRNCSTQHFPRPPKVFGFCRADLSYDIGASDLEAPEYLEVTCEVFNFEEHRNISDVRPHWGPPHHFDGHGHSHHHPQKPHKFGFRPPPEGKDNSDRPPLQEGDFPPFLPPPGSRCHHPPFGTNETQRHPHNHSSSDQHHHGPHSHEHSPHGHGPHKHDPHGHGPHGHGPHGHGPHGNGSHGQGPHRHGPHGHGPHGHGPHGHDPHGHGPRGHDFDDYGPCDPPSLGQGPPDHHHRGHGPPHRHPGKRGPGKGHFPFHPRQIGSIVRLPPLNINEVLPLPEANFPNFSLPNCNNPLNTKIQPFPQSASGSCPGTFKSEFPHLSKFFAYRSPK, encoded by the exons ATGAAGGTGCTCACTGCCCTACTACTTTTGATCTCACTGCAATGTTCATGTGCTGTGAGTCCCACCGACTGCAATGCTGTCGAGCCTGAGGCTGAGAAAGCTGTAGACCTTATCAATAAATGGCGACGGAATGGCTATCTTTTCCAGTTGCTGCGGGTCGCTGATGCCCACTTGGACACAGTG GGATCTGCGACTGTCTATTATTTAGTCTTGGATGTAAAAGAATCTGACTGTTGGGTCCTGTCCAGGAACCAGGAGGACTGCATACCAGCTCATTTTAGACGGCCGTCTGATATA gTGATCGGGCAATGTAAGGTAATAGTTACAAGATATTCAAAAGAATCTCAGGACCTCCGAATGAATGACTTTAACTGCACCACCAGTTCTG TGTTTTCAGCACTGAGCAATAACAAAGACAGTCCTGTAATCCTGGATTTCTTTGAGGACACGGAGCAATACAGAAAACAAGCTGACAAAGCCCTTGACAAGTACAAAAGCGAGAACAGTGATTTTGCCTCTTTCAGAGTGGAGCGAGTAGAGAGAGTCGCGAGAGGG agaggaggggaaagaacCAAATACTATCTGGACTTCTCTGTGAGGAACTGCTCCACACAACATTTCCCCAGACCCCCTAAA gTTTTTGGATTCTGCAGAGCAGATTTGTCCTATGATATAGGAGCCTCTGACTTGGAAGCCCCAGAATACCTTGAAGTAACTTGTGAAGTCTTTAACTTTGAG GAACATAGAAACATCAGTGATGTGAGACCCCACTGGGGCCCTCCCCACCACTTTGATGGGCATGGACATTCACATCATCATCCTCAGAAGCCACATAAGTTTGGATTCCGACCTCCCCCAGAAGGAAAAGATAACTCTGACAGACCACCACTTCAAGAAGGAGATTTTCCACCATTTTTGCCACCTCCAGGATCAAGATGTCATCACCCTCCTTTTGGCACCAATGAGACCCAAAGACACCCTCATAATCATAGTTCCAGTGATCAGCATCACCATGGACCCCATTCCCATGAACACAGTCCCCATGGCCACGGGCCCCATAAACATGATCCCCATGGACACGGTCCTCATGGACATGGACCCCATGGACATGGTCCTCATGGAAACGGTTCTCATGGACAGGGACCCCATAGACATGGGCCTCATGGACATGGTCCTCATGGACATGGACCCCATGGACACGATCCCCATGGCCATGGTCCCCGTGGCCATGATTTCGATGACTATGGACCCTGTGATCCACCTTCCCTTGGCCAAGGTCCCCCAGATCACCATCACCGTGGCCATGGCCCACCacataggcacccaggaaaaaGAGGCCCAGGTAAAGGACACTTTCCTTTCCATCCGAGACAAATTGGATCCATTGTTCGACTCCCTCCACTAAACATAAATGAAgttcttcctcttcctgaagcCAATTTCCCCAACTTCTCATTGCCAAACTGCAATAATCCCCTAAACACGAAGATTCAGCCCTTCCCTCAGTCAGCCTCTGGATCGTGTCCAGGGACGTTCAAGAGTGAGTTTCCACACCTTTCCAAGTTTTTTGCATATCgatctccaaaataa
- the Fetub gene encoding fetuin-B, translating into MGLLQLLVLCILATCCGAVSPPREIPKPAPLVSRGCKDSDVLSVAGLALEDINRQQKDGYVLALNRVKDVWEQRQDDLGSLFYLTMDVLETSCHVQSRKSWKDCSERPLHESVYGKCKAMFYINMPRRILYLPAYNCTLRPVSRRKIYNVCPDCPSPVPVDLSDPRVLEAATESLAKYNNESTSKQYSLVKITRGSSQWVFGPSYFVEYLIKESPCTKSQASSCTLQSSDSAPVGLCEGSLAQRASEKYVSVTCDLFPPQVQSPGGDNVEEPPKRNAVSSEASYKTAPTSIQYLPDLFDEKPEDPQSTGLQEAFPVQLDLTTNPQGDTLDVSFLFLEPEEKKLVVLPFPKEKQHSGECPGPAQNNSPLLLPP; encoded by the exons ATGGGTCTGCTCCAACTGCTGGTACTCTGTATCCTGGCCACCTGCTGCGGGGCTGTGTCTCCACCCAGGGAGATTCCGAAACCTGCACCACTGGTCTCTCGGGGCTGCAAGGACTCAGATGTGCTGTCAGTCGCAGGCTTAGCTCTAGAGGATATCAACAGACAACAAAAGGATGGCTATGTGTTGGCCCTCAACCGAGTGAAGGATGTCTGGGAACAGAGACAG GATGACCTGGGATCCCTGTTCTACCTCACTATGGACGTTCTGGAAACCAGCTGCCATGTGCAGAGCAGGAAGTCATGGAAGGACTGCAGTGAGAGGCCCTTGCATGAATCA GTTTATGGCAAATGTAAAGCAATGTTTTACATTAACATGCCAAGAAGAATTCTCTATTTACCTGCTTATAACTGTACTCTTCGCCCAG TTTCTCGGAGAAAAATTTACAATGTGTGCCCTGACTGCCCAAGCCCAGTTCCCGTTGACTTGTCGGATCCCAGAGTTCTAGAAGCTGCCACGGAGTCTCTTGCAAAATACAACAATGAGAGCACCTCAAAGCAGTATTCTCTCGTCAAAATCACCAGGGGGTCAAGTCAG TGGGTGTTTGGGCCTTCTTACTTTGTGGAATACCTAATCAAAGAGTCACCCTGTACCAAATCCCAGGCCAGTAGCTGCACACTCCAGTCCTCTGATTCTGCA CCCGTTGGTCTTTGCGAAGGTTCTCTGGCTCAAAGAGCATCAGAAAAATATGTCTCTGTGACTTGTGATTTATTCCCACCGCAG GTTCAGTCCCCTGGAGGCGACAACGTAGAAGAGCCCCCAAAAAGAAATGCAGTCTCCTCCGAGGCTTCCTACAAAACTGCACCCACCTCCATCCAGTACCTTCCTGACCTGTTTGATGAGAAGCCTGAAGATCCCCAGAGCACAGGCCTTCAGGAGGCCTTCCCAGTGCAGCTGGATCTAACCACCAATCCCCAGGGAGACACGCTGGATGTGTCCTTCCTCTTCCTAGAACCCGAGGAGAAGAAGCTGgttgtccttcctttccccaaaGAAAAGCAGCACTCTGGTGAGTGCCCAGGACCTGCCCAAAATAATAGccctcttctcctcccaccctga